One part of the Marichromatium purpuratum 984 genome encodes these proteins:
- the prsT gene encoding XrtA/PEP-CTERM system TPR-repeat protein PrsT, giving the protein MTSLTVLRKWWLVAVVLVPLGSGCEAGRSAGDPAELMSQGQSALAEGEWRAAVIAFKNLLQAEPQNAEARVLLGRAFLRLGDAVAAGQEFERAQRLGAEPLALQPWLARTWLIQGEMTRIDALSVPEQASDALRAEILAIKSEAALREGDGERAEREAVAALQADDTSFRAQLAMARVHFNSAEMTDARTLAERAVAADDQAVVGGAWALLGDIARGEDDLAAAEAAYGKAMDSPTERVRAQLGRTYVRIQVGKLDEAQQDIDRLRRVIKDSALVDYAQGMLRYSRQDFSGAIESLDAALGDSPDFGPALYLAGATRLALGEPELALIHLQRAVSERADDLAARRLLATALLQAGDVAEAERQARYILEQAPDDLPTMDLLASALMRQGKRDEGVGYLRRVKAEIPESATVNARLGVALLDQGDAEEGLRALQDALEQAPDFEGASEQLVIGQLRSGDLDGALEAARAYRDRAPESVRALALLGAVHLRRQESEAAVEVFNAALERDPGSLAALSGLAVIRLGSGDVDGARAELERGLEHHPDSVALLIALARVAVSQDDLSGADDYLRRARAADPEALEPQLYRAAYQLRTDAPEQALRTATEALDAFPDNVLLLGLAADAELVLQRYGDAASTLERLERLTPQDPRVLVSLASARLGLGDLEAAGEALERAQRIDEGFVPALRGLARLALAERDQEAVQRWLRVLASRLGADHPEVLLIAGRLAQLQGNRSAAAAAFDRLLDNADAALVPGGALWEAAEQLVLGQLRAGDPDAALEAAEALRARRPEAARAHVLVGQVLRRMERDDEATSAWRRALELDPTNVAASGGLAELALEAGDPAAAQTLYETAHQAHPEAIAPLVGLAQVALQRDDRAATEDYLEAAVALNQSALQPRLYLAAFHLRAGAPARVLAVLEPVRADHPEDLNLLALSGEAELALERYQAARDTLLRLTELVPTAKSFVALAFAEAGLERPQRMARALESALALDPESVPALSGLAQYAIVQGKVDEAVARIAALREVVGAEHPDVLALEGRLALRQGEVEEARSRFRALLEQAPSGLNLRRLTQAQLAAGEPETAATEMAQWLDANPEDVETRFALAQLYLDQLDQPEAAIEQFEQVLEIQPENLVALNNLAWLLRERDPARAIDLARRAHGLAPAVPSITDTLAMVLFGAGEIEEARTLIDQALAGAPGNVTMQFHKARILHAAGEDAKARALLQSLLRGTETFAERGQAEALLRQLDGR; this is encoded by the coding sequence ATGACGAGCTTGACGGTGTTGCGCAAGTGGTGGCTGGTTGCAGTGGTTCTGGTGCCGCTGGGGAGCGGTTGCGAGGCCGGGCGTTCGGCCGGCGATCCCGCCGAGCTGATGAGCCAGGGCCAGAGCGCACTCGCCGAGGGGGAGTGGCGCGCGGCCGTCATCGCCTTCAAGAATCTGTTGCAGGCCGAGCCGCAGAACGCCGAGGCGCGGGTGCTGCTGGGGCGCGCCTTCCTGAGACTAGGAGATGCGGTTGCCGCCGGGCAGGAGTTCGAGCGCGCGCAGCGGCTCGGCGCCGAGCCGTTGGCACTGCAGCCCTGGCTGGCGCGAACCTGGTTGATCCAGGGCGAGATGACGCGTATCGATGCGCTTTCCGTCCCTGAGCAAGCCAGCGATGCGCTGCGTGCTGAAATCTTGGCCATCAAGTCGGAAGCCGCCTTGCGAGAGGGTGACGGCGAGCGCGCCGAGCGTGAGGCGGTGGCCGCGCTGCAAGCCGATGATACGTCGTTCCGTGCTCAGTTGGCGATGGCCAGAGTCCATTTCAATTCCGCGGAGATGACCGATGCCCGTACCTTGGCCGAGCGGGCGGTCGCGGCCGACGATCAGGCGGTTGTCGGTGGCGCCTGGGCGCTGCTGGGCGACATCGCGCGAGGCGAGGACGACCTTGCCGCTGCCGAGGCGGCCTATGGCAAGGCAATGGATTCACCCACCGAGCGGGTCAGGGCGCAACTCGGTCGGACCTATGTGCGTATCCAGGTCGGTAAGCTCGACGAGGCGCAACAGGATATCGATCGGCTGCGCCGGGTGATCAAGGACAGCGCCCTGGTCGACTACGCCCAGGGCATGTTGCGCTATAGCCGGCAGGACTTCTCCGGGGCGATCGAGTCGCTCGATGCCGCCCTCGGCGACAGCCCCGATTTCGGTCCCGCGCTCTATCTCGCAGGCGCCACCCGGCTCGCCCTGGGCGAGCCCGAGCTGGCGCTGATCCATCTGCAGCGCGCCGTCTCCGAGCGTGCCGATGATCTTGCCGCGCGTCGCCTGCTGGCGACCGCGTTGCTCCAGGCCGGCGACGTGGCCGAGGCCGAGAGACAGGCGCGATACATCCTCGAACAGGCCCCCGACGATCTGCCCACCATGGATCTGCTGGCCTCGGCGCTGATGCGCCAGGGCAAGCGCGACGAGGGCGTCGGTTATCTGCGTCGGGTCAAGGCCGAGATCCCCGAGTCGGCGACCGTCAACGCCCGGCTCGGCGTGGCGTTGCTCGATCAGGGCGATGCCGAGGAAGGGCTGCGCGCGTTGCAGGATGCCCTCGAACAGGCCCCCGACTTCGAGGGCGCGAGCGAGCAGTTGGTCATCGGTCAGCTGCGTAGCGGCGACCTCGACGGCGCGCTCGAGGCCGCGCGCGCCTACCGTGACCGAGCACCCGAGTCGGTGCGCGCGCTGGCGCTGCTCGGCGCGGTGCATCTACGTCGCCAGGAGTCCGAGGCCGCCGTCGAGGTGTTCAACGCCGCGCTGGAGCGTGATCCCGGCAGCCTCGCCGCGCTCAGCGGGCTGGCGGTGATCCGGCTCGGCAGTGGTGACGTGGATGGCGCGCGCGCCGAACTCGAACGCGGGCTCGAGCATCACCCCGACAGCGTGGCGCTGCTGATCGCGCTGGCCCGGGTCGCCGTCTCGCAGGACGACCTGAGCGGTGCCGACGATTATCTGCGCCGCGCGCGCGCGGCCGATCCCGAGGCGCTCGAGCCGCAGCTCTATCGCGCCGCCTATCAGTTGCGCACCGATGCCCCCGAGCAGGCGTTGCGTACCGCCACCGAAGCATTGGACGCGTTCCCGGACAATGTCCTGCTGCTCGGTCTGGCGGCCGACGCCGAGCTGGTGCTGCAACGCTATGGCGATGCCGCCTCGACGCTCGAGCGGCTCGAGCGCCTGACCCCGCAGGACCCCAGGGTGTTGGTCTCGCTGGCCTCGGCGCGTCTCGGTCTCGGTGATCTCGAGGCCGCCGGCGAGGCGCTGGAGCGGGCGCAACGGATCGACGAGGGCTTCGTCCCCGCGTTGCGAGGGCTGGCGCGTCTGGCGCTCGCCGAGCGCGATCAGGAGGCGGTCCAGCGTTGGCTGCGGGTCCTGGCGTCGCGTCTCGGCGCCGATCACCCGGAGGTGCTGTTGATCGCTGGCCGGTTGGCGCAGCTGCAGGGCAATCGTAGCGCCGCCGCTGCGGCCTTCGACCGTCTGCTCGACAATGCCGATGCCGCGCTCGTGCCGGGCGGCGCGCTGTGGGAGGCGGCAGAGCAGCTGGTGCTCGGTCAGCTGCGCGCCGGCGACCCCGACGCCGCGCTGGAGGCGGCCGAGGCGCTGCGTGCGCGGCGTCCCGAGGCGGCACGTGCCCATGTGCTGGTCGGTCAGGTGCTGCGACGCATGGAGCGTGACGATGAGGCGACGAGCGCCTGGCGGCGTGCGCTCGAACTCGATCCGACCAATGTCGCGGCGAGCGGCGGCTTGGCCGAGCTGGCGCTCGAGGCCGGTGATCCGGCAGCGGCGCAGACGCTCTACGAGACCGCGCACCAGGCCCACCCCGAGGCGATCGCGCCGCTGGTCGGGTTGGCGCAGGTGGCGCTGCAGCGTGACGATCGCGCGGCCACCGAGGACTATCTCGAGGCCGCGGTGGCGCTCAATCAGAGCGCGCTGCAGCCGCGGCTCTATCTCGCCGCCTTCCATCTGCGCGCCGGTGCCCCGGCCCGCGTGCTCGCGGTGCTCGAACCGGTGCGCGCGGACCATCCCGAAGACCTCAACCTGCTCGCCCTGAGCGGCGAGGCCGAGCTTGCGCTCGAGCGCTACCAGGCCGCGCGTGACACCCTGCTGCGTCTCACCGAGTTGGTGCCGACGGCCAAATCCTTCGTCGCGCTTGCCTTCGCCGAGGCCGGACTGGAGCGACCGCAACGGATGGCGCGGGCGCTCGAATCGGCGCTTGCGCTCGACCCCGAGTCGGTACCGGCGCTCAGTGGTCTGGCGCAGTATGCGATCGTCCAGGGCAAGGTCGACGAGGCCGTCGCGCGCATCGCCGCGTTGCGCGAGGTCGTCGGTGCCGAGCATCCCGATGTGCTCGCACTCGAGGGTCGCCTGGCGCTGCGTCAGGGCGAGGTCGAGGAGGCCCGATCGCGCTTTCGCGCGCTGCTCGAGCAGGCCCCCTCGGGGCTCAATCTGCGACGTCTGACGCAGGCGCAGCTGGCCGCGGGCGAGCCCGAGACGGCCGCGACCGAGATGGCGCAATGGCTCGACGCCAACCCGGAGGACGTCGAGACCCGTTTCGCGCTCGCCCAGCTCTATCTCGATCAGCTCGATCAGCCCGAGGCGGCGATCGAGCAGTTCGAGCAGGTGCTCGAGATCCAGCCCGAGAACCTGGTCGCGCTCAACAACCTCGCCTGGTTGCTGCGCGAACGTGATCCGGCGCGTGCGATCGATCTCGCCCGACGCGCCCACGGTCTCGCCCCGGCCGTGCCCAGCATCACCGACACCCTGGCGATGGTGCTGTTCGGCGCCGGCGAGATCGAGGAGGCGCGCACCCTGATCGACCAGGCGCTCGCCGGCGCACCGGGCAATGTCACCATGCAGTTCCACAAGGCGCGCATCCTCCACGCCGCCGGCGAGGACGCCAAGGCGCGGGCGTTGCTCCAGTCGCTGCTGCGGGGCACGGAGACCTTCGCCGAGCGCGGGCAGGCCGAGGCGCTGTTGCGCCAGCTCGATGGCCGATGA
- a CDS encoding ThiF family adenylyltransferase produces MPLHRFEFETAFSRNIGWLTQQEQQDLRQRRVAIAGLGGVGGSHLMTLTRLGLGAFNISDFDTFGLVNFNRQAGASLRSIDRPKIEVVSEMARDVNPELEIRAFPEGIKADNVDAFLEGVDVYVDGLDYFAVEARRLVFAACARKSIPAVTAAPLGMGAAVLVFVPGGMGFEDYFQLEGYSEDEQLIRFLLGLSPAMLQRSYLVAPEAVDFDRHLGPSTPMACELCAGIAATQVLKLLTGRGRVIAAPRALHFDAYRNKLSITWRPGGNRNPLQRIGLAIARHQLKRMRETT; encoded by the coding sequence ATGCCCTTACACAGATTCGAATTCGAGACCGCGTTCAGTCGCAACATCGGCTGGCTGACCCAGCAGGAACAGCAGGACCTGCGCCAGCGGCGCGTAGCCATCGCCGGACTCGGCGGCGTCGGCGGCAGTCATCTGATGACCCTCACCCGGCTCGGGCTGGGTGCCTTCAACATCTCCGACTTCGACACCTTCGGCCTGGTCAACTTCAATCGCCAGGCCGGTGCCTCGCTGCGCTCGATCGATCGCCCCAAGATCGAGGTGGTCTCGGAGATGGCGCGCGACGTCAACCCCGAACTGGAGATCCGGGCCTTTCCCGAGGGGATCAAGGCCGACAACGTCGATGCCTTCCTCGAGGGCGTCGACGTCTATGTCGACGGACTCGACTACTTCGCCGTCGAGGCACGGCGGCTGGTGTTCGCCGCCTGCGCGCGCAAGTCGATCCCGGCGGTCACCGCCGCACCGCTCGGCATGGGCGCGGCGGTGCTGGTGTTCGTGCCCGGCGGGATGGGCTTCGAGGACTATTTCCAGCTCGAGGGCTACAGCGAGGACGAGCAGCTGATCCGTTTCCTCCTCGGGCTGTCGCCGGCGATGCTTCAGCGCAGCTATCTGGTCGCGCCCGAGGCGGTCGACTTCGACCGCCATCTCGGTCCCTCGACACCGATGGCCTGCGAACTCTGCGCCGGGATCGCCGCGACCCAGGTGCTCAAGCTACTCACCGGGCGCGGCCGGGTGATCGCCGCACCGCGGGCATTGCACTTCGACGCCTATCGCAACAAGCTCAGCATCACCTGGCGTCCCGGCGGCAATCGCAACCCGCTGCAGCGCATCGGGCTGGCCATCGCCAGACACCAGCTCAAGCGCATGCGCGAGACGACCTGA
- a CDS encoding PEP-CTERM sorting domain-containing protein yields the protein MKTLTISLAAATALTANVASAGLMYINLPDNSYDAGRFIGAPDANTMTGTFDEFGYSQLLATSIYDFTDGSVAGSFFDTNDPATLASYGIPTSGTALDGVTTVDLVMPNCPLGQCDIDALSPLVPPLATDNEGFLQTWDLQVEYTFFGDLGASGPTYTGGTFDIYFNDFTDDTNDRLVLTGELTGSALSGANLDLFFDITFAEDNFLFIQDDNGVFIDAFDKLAAGGTPTLELDTNVDPPIPTANQLLLVAGPSGPAAVRQTKLDGSVTGSIPEPATLGLLGAGLLGIGFAGSRRRKHA from the coding sequence ATGAAGACCTTGACGATCTCGCTGGCCGCAGCGACCGCCCTGACCGCCAATGTCGCCAGCGCCGGCCTGATGTACATCAACCTCCCGGACAACAGCTACGACGCTGGCCGCTTCATCGGCGCGCCGGACGCGAACACCATGACCGGGACCTTCGACGAGTTCGGCTACAGCCAGCTGCTCGCGACCTCGATCTACGACTTCACCGACGGCTCGGTGGCCGGGTCCTTCTTCGACACCAACGACCCCGCCACGCTCGCCAGCTACGGCATCCCGACCTCCGGGACCGCGCTCGACGGCGTCACCACCGTTGATCTGGTCATGCCGAACTGTCCGCTCGGCCAGTGCGACATCGACGCCCTGAGCCCGTTGGTGCCGCCGCTCGCGACCGACAACGAAGGCTTCCTGCAGACCTGGGATCTGCAGGTCGAGTACACCTTCTTCGGTGACCTCGGCGCCAGCGGTCCCACCTATACCGGCGGCACCTTCGATATCTACTTCAACGACTTCACCGACGACACCAACGACCGTCTGGTGCTGACCGGAGAACTCACCGGCTCGGCGCTCAGCGGCGCCAATCTCGACCTGTTCTTCGACATCACCTTCGCCGAGGACAACTTCCTGTTCATCCAGGACGACAACGGTGTCTTCATCGATGCCTTCGACAAGCTCGCCGCCGGCGGCACCCCGACGCTGGAACTCGACACCAACGTCGATCCGCCGATCCCGACGGCCAACCAGCTGCTGCTCGTCGCCGGTCCCAGTGGCCCGGCCGCCGTCCGCCAGACCAAGCTCGACGGCTCGGTCACCGGCAGCATCCCCGAGCCGGCCACCCTCGGTCTGCTCGGTGCCGGTCTGCTCGGCATCGGCTTCGCCGGCAGCCGCCGTCGCAAGCACGCCTGA
- a CDS encoding efflux RND transporter permease subunit has product MTAPRLPGALALALLLLLGALSGALLPRLHLDNAPEAYFPGDAPAVRFESALRADFPPDQVLIALFEGEDLFSDAFLQPFFGLIEDIERNPRVERVLAVAGVDHISGTTEGFVVEPLLDAEIAAALTPAERRQRVLDDRLAASYLVADDGQAMALIVRPLELSDSLQRLALEQDTRAAIAAAGLDGRLTAIAGQVALDVAQLRAMIHDTLIFVPATMGFGLLIIWLMFRRVLAVAVSALVIAVVVNLTVALLVLAGKPYTLVSALLPPLMSALTIASLIHWLNALAQATRHGLAGSARIDWARHRVARPILFTALTTAAGLASLGFSPIQPIAAFGLVAAAGMLAQCAIVIGLVPPIFARWDRGAWQTRRTLRPLDHAVGRLRHLGMRHAGWVLAVTALVLALGMPQIWRIHTETDMLRFFTPAHPITQANTRIQERLIGTTTLELVFDAGARDALKRPERLALIDTVQDWLEDQPEVGHSLSMIDLIEEMHWGFHDERADYRALPRDPRLIAQYLFIYDGTDLYELVDREFARTRLTLNLDIRGARAINAFIARVETRLAELDLQGMEVRVAGFGRLFADQERLLIDGQIRGLAAAVVLISLFMLAMWRRPGDAALCMVPNLAPILLIFIAMGVLGIWLDMATAMIASVTAGIAIDDTIHLFHAYRRNLAAHGSRVWALARAYQHSGRAVVATTLILCGQFLLLGSSEFVPTREFGLLTAVGLLTALIFDLLLFPALLMAVGRLRDRRARADWTAR; this is encoded by the coding sequence ATGACAGCCCCACGCCTCCCCGGGGCGCTCGCACTCGCGCTGCTGCTGTTGCTCGGCGCGCTCTCGGGCGCCCTGTTACCCAGACTCCATCTCGACAACGCCCCCGAGGCCTACTTCCCGGGCGACGCCCCGGCGGTACGCTTCGAGTCGGCGCTGCGCGCGGACTTCCCCCCGGATCAGGTGCTGATCGCCCTGTTCGAGGGCGAGGACCTGTTCAGCGACGCCTTCCTCCAGCCCTTCTTCGGGCTGATCGAGGACATCGAGCGCAACCCCAGGGTCGAGCGGGTGCTGGCGGTGGCCGGTGTCGACCACATCAGCGGCACCACCGAGGGCTTCGTCGTCGAGCCACTGCTCGATGCCGAGATCGCCGCTGCACTCACCCCCGCCGAGCGCCGTCAGCGAGTGCTCGACGATCGCCTCGCCGCCTCCTACCTGGTCGCCGACGACGGCCAGGCCATGGCGTTGATCGTGCGCCCGCTCGAACTCAGCGACAGCCTGCAACGTCTCGCGCTCGAACAGGACACCCGAGCGGCCATCGCCGCGGCCGGACTGGACGGGCGGCTGACGGCCATCGCCGGGCAGGTGGCGCTCGACGTCGCGCAGCTGCGCGCGATGATCCACGACACCCTGATCTTCGTGCCGGCAACCATGGGGTTCGGCCTGCTGATCATCTGGCTGATGTTCAGGCGGGTGCTGGCGGTGGCGGTCAGCGCCCTGGTGATCGCGGTGGTGGTCAACCTCACCGTCGCCTTGCTGGTGCTCGCCGGCAAGCCCTACACCCTGGTCTCGGCACTCCTGCCGCCGCTGATGTCGGCGCTGACCATCGCCTCGCTGATCCATTGGCTCAACGCCCTGGCCCAGGCCACGCGTCACGGACTCGCCGGGAGCGCGCGCATCGACTGGGCGCGACACCGGGTCGCCCGCCCCATCCTGTTCACCGCTTTGACCACCGCCGCCGGGCTGGCCTCGCTCGGCTTCAGCCCGATCCAGCCGATCGCCGCCTTCGGCCTGGTCGCGGCGGCGGGGATGCTCGCACAGTGCGCGATCGTGATCGGGTTGGTGCCGCCGATCTTCGCGCGCTGGGACCGTGGCGCGTGGCAAACCCGCCGGACACTGCGACCGCTCGACCACGCGGTCGGACGGCTGCGCCATCTCGGCATGCGTCACGCCGGTTGGGTGCTCGCTGTCACCGCCCTGGTGCTGGCGCTGGGGATGCCGCAGATCTGGCGCATCCACACCGAGACCGACATGCTGCGCTTCTTCACCCCGGCGCACCCCATCACCCAGGCCAACACCCGCATCCAGGAGCGCCTGATCGGCACTACCACCCTGGAGCTGGTGTTCGACGCCGGCGCGCGCGACGCGCTCAAGCGCCCCGAACGCCTGGCGCTGATCGACACCGTGCAAGACTGGCTCGAGGACCAGCCCGAGGTCGGCCACAGCCTGTCGATGATCGATCTGATCGAGGAAATGCACTGGGGCTTCCACGACGAACGGGCCGACTACCGCGCCCTGCCCCGCGACCCCCGGCTGATCGCCCAGTATCTCTTCATCTACGACGGCACCGACCTCTACGAGCTGGTCGATCGCGAGTTCGCCCGCACCCGGCTGACGCTCAACCTCGACATCCGTGGCGCGCGCGCGATCAACGCCTTCATCGCGCGGGTCGAGACACGGCTCGCCGAACTCGACCTGCAGGGCATGGAGGTGCGGGTGGCCGGGTTCGGCCGGCTGTTCGCCGATCAGGAACGGCTGCTCATCGACGGCCAGATCCGCGGACTGGCCGCCGCCGTGGTGCTGATCTCGCTGTTCATGCTGGCGATGTGGCGCCGCCCCGGCGACGCCGCGCTGTGCATGGTGCCGAACCTCGCGCCGATCCTGCTGATCTTCATCGCCATGGGGGTGCTCGGGATCTGGCTCGACATGGCCACCGCGATGATCGCCAGCGTTACCGCCGGCATCGCCATCGACGACACCATCCATCTCTTCCACGCCTACCGTCGCAACCTCGCCGCCCACGGCTCGCGGGTCTGGGCGCTGGCCCGAGCCTATCAGCACAGCGGTCGTGCGGTGGTCGCCACCACGCTGATCCTGTGCGGCCAGTTCCTGCTGCTCGGCAGCTCCGAGTTCGTGCCGACGCGTGAGTTCGGCCTGCTCACCGCCGTCGGTCTGCTCACCGCGTTGATTTTCGATCTGCTGCTCTTCCCGGCCCTGCTGATGGCCGTCGGACGACTGCGCGATCGGCGCGCGCGGGCGGACTGGACAGCCCGGTGA
- a CDS encoding outer membrane lipoprotein-sorting protein: MPPRTHHWTAALALLLACCMLTPAQADPKGERLARQVYDRPDGRDLTTRGTMVLQERGRAPRTREMFIYRRDQGGGEVSTLIRFTAPGDIADTGLLTIDHGAGESDQWVYLPALGKPRRIPAARQGGRFVGSDLFYEDLRDRRVALDEHRWLRQETYEGVRTEVLESTPVDPGNSVYGKRLSWIHPEALVALRIDFFRPGQSQPFKRFTARRLERIQGYWTVTDSLMTDLGSGHQTRMTSTLTRYDRGLDPVLFSRRALEDPVFESRFRP; this comes from the coding sequence GTGCCGCCCCGGACCCATCACTGGACGGCGGCGCTCGCGCTGCTGCTCGCCTGCTGCATGCTCACCCCGGCGCAGGCCGACCCCAAGGGAGAGCGCCTCGCCCGGCAGGTCTACGACCGCCCCGACGGGCGCGATCTCACCACCCGCGGCACCATGGTGCTGCAGGAGCGCGGTCGCGCCCCGCGCACCCGCGAGATGTTCATCTATCGTCGCGATCAGGGCGGCGGCGAGGTCTCCACCCTGATCCGCTTCACCGCGCCGGGCGATATCGCCGACACCGGGCTGCTGACCATCGATCATGGCGCAGGCGAGAGCGATCAATGGGTCTATCTGCCCGCGCTCGGCAAGCCCAGGCGCATCCCCGCCGCCCGTCAGGGCGGGCGCTTCGTCGGCTCCGACCTGTTCTACGAGGATCTGCGCGATCGCCGCGTCGCCCTCGACGAACACCGCTGGCTGCGTCAGGAGACCTACGAGGGCGTACGCACCGAAGTGCTCGAAAGCACCCCGGTCGACCCGGGCAACTCGGTCTACGGCAAACGGCTGAGCTGGATCCACCCCGAAGCGCTGGTGGCGCTGCGCATCGACTTCTTCCGCCCCGGTCAGAGCCAGCCCTTCAAGCGCTTCACCGCCCGTCGACTGGAGCGCATCCAGGGCTACTGGACGGTGACCGACAGCCTCATGACCGATCTCGGCAGCGGCCACCAGACGCGGATGACCAGCACCCTCACCCGCTATGACCGAGGACTCGACCCGGTGCTGTTCTCGCGCCGCGCGCTCGAGGATCCGGTGTTCGAGTCCAGGTTCCGGCCATGA